The following proteins are encoded in a genomic region of Musa acuminata AAA Group cultivar baxijiao chromosome BXJ2-11, Cavendish_Baxijiao_AAA, whole genome shotgun sequence:
- the LOC135627533 gene encoding uncharacterized protein LOC135627533 — MQTSIPLVSPPTSSHSTLPPPRQWSAAQNPAPLPESPASPPGQSTQPGSRGAEDPATHLTPVAPLSDSAEGLWAQLRLVGRRLDEMQHEVRRTRGDPGAEQHQGSPFTPEIQEHAIPPHFRLPSLDAYDGATDPADHVAAFRAQMALYGTSDALMCRAFPTTLRGPARAWYSNLKTASIASFDQLAKDFELNFLAHAKPRPSVAMLLGLNQRKDEPLSHFVDRFTIQIRGLTDAHPSLMMQAFMMGLRPTRFFWSLVERPPTSVPEMLQRANQFVATEAWMVGRRDERKRVKPE; from the coding sequence ATGCAGACCAGCATCCCGCTGGTCTCTCCTCCGACATCTTCACACTCAACCCTGCCTCCACCACGGCAATGGTCTGCCGCCCAGAACCCCGCACCGCTTCCCGAGTCTCCCGCTTCGCCTCCGGGCCAATCGACCCAACCCGggagccgaggagcggaggaTCCAGCGACGCACCTGACGCCCGTAGCCCCGCTTTCAGACTCGGCGGAGGGCCTGTGGGCCCAGCTACGCCTCGTAGGCCGCCGACTGGACGAGATGCAGCATGAGGTTCGCCGGACCAGGGGAGACCCGGGGGCTGAGCAACACCAGGGGTCCCCTTTcacccccgagattcaagagcatgcgatcccgccgcattttcggctcccTTCATTAGACGCCTACGATGGCGCCACCGACCCGGCTGACCACGTAGCAGCTttccgcgcccagatggcgctgtaTGGGACgtccgatgccctgatgtgcagggctttCCCGACAACCCTACGAGGCCCAGCCCGGgcgtggtacagcaatctgaagaccgcgtccatcgcctctttcgaccagttggccaaggatttcgaacttaactTTCTGGCTCACGCCAAGCCGAGGCCGTCGGTGGcaatgctcctcgggctcaaccagaggaaggacgagcccctttctcacttcGTGGACCGCTTCACCATACAAATTCGCGGGCTGActgatgctcacccctctttgatgatgcaggcattcatgatgggcctgcggcctacccgattcttttggtctctggtggagcgaccccccacttcgGTACCCGAAATGTTACAACGCGCAAACCAGTTCGTCGCTACTGAAGCATGGATGGTCGGAAGGCGCGACGAGCGCAAGAGGGTTAAGCCAGAGTAG